The Phaseolus vulgaris cultivar G19833 chromosome 5, P. vulgaris v2.0, whole genome shotgun sequence genomic interval CGCTCTTTTGTCCTACCAAATTTGGTTATTGGCTTAGACCAtcaaaattttacattttgtaCCACACTACTTTCACCAATTTCGCCCATTGAGCTCATTACTGAACTCGTACCCATTGAGCCTATTCCTGAATCTATGACCACTAAATCTCCTGCGCCTAATTCATCCTTTCATATTTCTACACAACCACTTTGACATTCTACTTGTCTTAAACATCCTCCTGTATGACATAAATATTACTTGCTGCCACCTCACGCCAATCAGTCCACTCTTAGCCAAGGTTCTCTCCCACGTACACGATATCCACTTtctcattttatttcttattccaACTTATCTTCTGCTCAGTGCACTTTTTTAGCTAAAATGTCTACACATAGACAACCTTTTCATCATATGATCAGACCATTCTTTCTCCCCCATTGAAAGGAAGCCATGGAATCTAAATTATCaacatttacataaaataaCACCTGGAGCATTGTTTCATTACTAGATGGCCACAAACCCATAGGATTTCGAtgggtttataaaataaaatacaggTTCGATGGGAGCATCGAACGATATAAGGCGTGCTTAGTCGCCAAAGGCTATACGCAAGTGGAAGAGATTGACTATATTGCTACTTTTTCTCCTACTGCTAAACTTATGACATTACGTTGTCTTTTGACTGTTGTAGCTGTTAGAATCTggttcacctaccaacttgacgTAAAAATGAATTTTCGCATGATGACCTTCATGAATCTGTTTACATGGAGCTTCCTCCCAGACTTCAACGACAGAGGGAAAATCAGGTTTGTCGGCTTCTTAAGTCCTTGTACGGATTAAAACAAGTGTCTCGAAACTAGTTTGCTAGTTTCTCTAGGGTTATTCAAAAGGCAGGATATATTCAACCAAAAGCAGACTATTCTTTATTTACCAAGTCTGTTGGATCATATTTCACAATTGTCTTGCTCTATGTCGATGATATACTTTTAACAAGAAATGATGATGTGGAAATCAAGTATCTCAATGAGTTTTTGCTCCAACATTTTCGAATCAAAGATCTTGGcaccttaaaatattttttgggaattgATTTTTTTCAGTCTAAACATGACATTTTTATGtctcaaagaaaatatatgTTGGACATTTTGGACGATACAAGTCTAACTGGGACAAAACCGGAGAAGAACCCCATGgagaaaaatttaaaactcaTTCTTACTGATGGGGATTTATTACATGACCCAACTAAATATCGCAGGTTAGTTGGAATGCTCATTTACCTCCCCGTCACAAGGCCAAATATTGTCTACTCAGTTAGAACTTCAAGCTAGTTTATGCAAGAGCCTCGCAAAACACACTAGGATGCGCTGAAGACTAGAGCCTCAAAACATGTTGCAGCATTATGGGTTTTGAAGTACATCAATGGGACACCCGGACAATGATTATACTTCCCTCTGATAATGATCTTAAGATGAAAGCCTATTGTGATTTAGATTGGGGAGGATGTCGTATTACTCGAAGATTAGTCAGTGGTTATTGCATTTTCCTGGGAAATTCATTGGTATCCTGAAAGTCTAAGAAACAAACCAACGTGTCAAGGTCATATGCCGAAACAGAATATTGGGCCATGGCAAATGCTTGTCTGGAGCTAACATGGTTATGTTATATGTTGCGAGACCTCAAGGTTCCAATTAGCATGTCTGCACCTTTGTATTGTGATAATCAAGCGACACTCCATATTGCAGCAAATTTTGTATTTCATGAGTGTACGAAACATATCGAGATAGACTGTCACATCGTACAAGAAAAGTTTCAAGCTAGGATGATGAGTCCATCACCCGTCTTTTCACATTGTCAATTAGCAAATATATTTACTAAGCCTCTTAAGAAAAATATGTTCATGACTTTGCAAAACAAGTTGGGAGTCCATGATATTTACTCATCAACTTGAAAGGGAGTATtagaattattatatttttcatatagatatatataaaaagtgtATTAATTAAATAAGGTAATAGTTTGATGTAATTGATgataaataaacataatatGAAAAGtaacaaattatataaatagtaaACATGCgttaaatgaatataaaaaaatatatttttcataatatttgaTACAAGTGTTAcacattatattttattctaaaatagtttttttatatacacAACTAGTTAAATGGAGTATATTTATGATCAGTTGTGTTGGTCTACTTTTAACCtttttgagaaaaatattaaaaaacatttaaaaaaaggaaattgtgttctttctaaaaaaataacttacgtaattaaaaaagtattatatatttaatatttgtttttttttaaatcttaaaaataaacagaaaaaatCCTATAGCCACATTATATTCCGTAACTACTTAATTTATTTGGATGAGTAATAAATGAAGTTGTAATtaagaataagaaaaacaatgattaattaaatcaaataacCTAATCCCAAGGGAGAGGGTATAGTTTACTCCAAAACCATGTCATGTATTTAATAATTCGGtgtattaatgaaaaataaataatgcatGTACAGAATTATGAAATTAATATTCCACTTTGGTAGAATTAATATAATCCAAATTATCAGCTAATGACATGTAGAtgaaaactaatatttttttttttcgagAAAATATAATGACCATTACATCAAGCAACCCAGCTGGCATGTATATAATAcacaaaaatgattttaatcAATTTCGTCCTATTATGAGTCATTCATAATAATTCATACTTATTAAGAAAGTTAGTTAATagcaataaatataattttatttataatattatccTAAATGGCCTTAAAAGTATTGAGAATATCTATATTGTTTTGTCCACTTAACTTTTCaactaaataattgattatagaGAGAATACTAATACTGTGGAAGATGTTCAAACAATAATGACATTCATAAGCCTACTACATTTATTCAtatctataataataaataagattAAAAGAGGAATGTGATTAAGATATAAGATAGGAAAGAATATAAAAAGTATCTAGTTAATATCCAACAATAATGACAATAATAATTGATTTAATATATTCTAAACATTAATGTGACAATTATGGTGCATTATTTATTTCTCGAAAATTAAGTTTAATATCCTTTAATTTCGAAAGAATAAATTGGTataaaaattcaataacaaaattacatttttttttctgaaaaatgtATATTCTAATTGAGAATTGAAAttaaagtatataaaaaaatatgtgtaCAATTTCTTAAAACGTCtgttaaactattttaaaatgattttttttaccaattacaaaatataatttaaaatgttaatatatatatatattaatattatttttttagtgtatacaaatatgtaataatattatatttttataataacatCTTTATACTATTTTTGGGATCAAATCTCAACTTTTACCATTTGATAAGTTAgacaaatatcaaaataatctCCAATGAAGAGGTATTAACAAAGGTCTTAAATTTAAACTTAGTTTTAAAAGAATTTCTCTCATCGGAAGCTTATTGATTTGACATGGGAAGAGTCCTATGATTCAGGATTAAGTTTCATATGACCTTGAGTGTTAAGGATAACAAATTATTtcaatgaataaattatttttttaagttgtaAAACATTgaagtgaattttttttattttttttttataaaagtgtAGGTTCATAAAAAGTCTTAGTATTGAAGTAAGATTTATCAATATAGTGTGAGTTACTTAGAAATAGTATCAGATGACgaaattcatttaaaataaaaaagaagattTGTTATCATTTTATGAGAATGCTAGCAATTATATATCCTACTTAAAGAAGATTCTAGTTATTTCAACTACtaagttaaaataatatataattaaaatattcatatatatatatatatatatatatatatttgttctaGGAAAGAGTTTTAGAAACCTCTTAAACTATAACATTCAATATTAATGTCTTGTTTCTTCAATATTTTATcttctttatttatattgttaggctttcttctttattttcttaattttatcattatcaATATTTAGTATTTGAtctaagaataaaatattattgattttcttttatcttgACTCTTCCTAGAATTTATGAATAACAACCAAATCTTCTATAAATGAGGAGAATGAATGAGGAGAATTTCGATGTAGAAAAATGGATAACTCTTATGTAAATCAAGCTCTTTGATATTGACAGATCACAAAGAGAGAAGTAAGATTCACTTAAAAAAACTATCTAAGCTCAAGTAAGAAAGAATATAAGATATTTGTGAGTGAAGTATTGAGTGAGTACTTCCTAAAAGTCTTTTTGAATTAAGACAATTAAGAAGACATTAAATCGTTATTAACATATATAAGTGAATTTTATACTAGTAACATATAATCTTAATAACCTATAATCGAGTTATGGTTTGATTTATGTgtcttaaatattatattaaataattggtTATAGGCATGAATGTATCTAACTGTAATTGGGAGTATGTACATAAGTCCCCTCGGTTCAGAATCCAAGAAGATTTACATATGGATCAATTTAAATGATGAACAAACTCGATTTGGACCCATTTGAGGTTAGTGTAGGTCGATCCTTGATTTCGATTTTGAGTAATGTCTATTAATCATTTTGATCTAACAATTTATACTATTTCCAATTATTGTTTGAAATCAGACAATAGAACTTGACCATTTGTTTCAAGTTTAAGAATTTTTTCGATGTTCGTCTGAACTTGAACAATAGTACTTGATCGTTTGGTTCAAGTTTAAGAAATTTTTTGATGTTCGTTTGAACTTGGACAATAGTATTTGACTGTTTTGgtcatgtttaaaaaaaaatcgatGTTTATTTGAACTCGGACAATAGTACTTGACAATTTGGTTCAAGTTTAAGAAATTTTTTCAATGTTCGTTTGAACTCGGAAGTACTTGACCGTTTGGTTCAAGTTTAAGAAATTTTTCTAATGTTCGTTTGAACTCGGATAATAGTACTTGATCATTTGGTTCAAGTTGGTAAAAAATCCCGATGATCGTTTGATTCTCGATCAAGCACTATTAATCTAATAATCGTTTGATGTCGGAGAGTGTTGTATGATCATTTGATCTCGATTAACAACTTATAATAAGTACATTGTAAACAattatatgtaaaaataaacttttattttaaaagaataagtCTCGTTAAAACCTTACCCGAAAAAAACTGTCCTCAAAGAAAAAAAACCTAGCTAAAAAATAGGATTTTATTTGAGTTCAACGTGAATCATAACATCTACATGATATGTCAACTAGAAAGGTTTCTCCCGTTGCTGCTGCGACGAAGACTGGGTGGAGGAGCCCCCATGGTGGGAGGAGCCATGTCGAGTCCTGATTGTTGTAATCTTCGCACACCAACAAATTTGAAATTCTagagtgagaaaatgaaaaagtaagAGTGAAATGTCACACTTATCATCTTATCTCACATTATGACATTCATTTATACTTCATAATAACTATTTAATATCTTCCTAATTCCTAATGGTCTGAATTCAAGAAGATATATAAATAAGTGATAACTCTGGATAAGTAGTCACTCAACTCTTCATATTCTTTTGTACTTACAAAATTGTTATATTTTGACTAATTTATACATGAAAGGGTCCTTTATAAGTGCACCTCCATTCTCTCTTTTTGGTTTTTATCAAAGAGCTCAACTTAAAGGGAAAGTATCCCGTTTTCCACTCTCTATATAATGTAGTTTGTTTATTATATCAGTTTACATTGTTCAACCATTAATTCATCTATCTATATATCAATTACCAAATAGTTTAACTGAATTATTCATCTATCCGAGTCTTAAGAAATTATCATAGGAAACTTGTAAATGACTTTTTGCCTGATTCTTCAAATTTTCaagatattaaatttattaatggaCGAACAAAACATCTCCCCTTTAGATTCGTGTTAAATTTGGTTGTGTATAGTGCTCCAATagaaatttctgaaaatttgCTTTGTACTGATCaagcatataatttttttacgaCACATATGCACAAGATTTGCATGAGAGTAACATGTTTAGGTTGTTCCATGCAAAAATCTTGGGTCCCAAGTTACATCGACTAAAGCCTATGACGTTCCAATACTTGTTCCCTCCTTTTCCTGAATATTGTTCCCTTCTCTTTGAAACCTCTCTTCGGTCCCTTTCCATTTCATCATATCATTGTGACCCTCTTCTTTCCTCTCTACTCCTTACTCTCAAATCTTCACCTTCTGTCTCCTGTTGCAGGGTCATTCATGCCCAAGTGGTTAAATCACTGAATTACAGAGATGGGTTTATTGGTGATCAATTAATTTCATGTTATCTTAACAAGGGGTCCATCCCAGATGCACAGAAGCTGTTTGATGAAATGCCCCACAAGGATTCTGTCTCTTGGAACTCTTTGGTTTCTGGATTTTCTAAAAGAGGGGAACTTGGTAATTGCCTGAGTGTGTTTTCTAGAATGAGGTCTGAAGAGGCACTGGAATTGAATGAGCTTACAGTAATATCTGTTATCTCGGCTTGTGCTTCTGCTAAAGCCCGAGATGGGGGCAGCTTCCTTCATTGTTGTGCAGTGAAATTTGGTATGGAGTTGGAGGTGAAGGTTGTTAATGCTCTTATTAACATGTACGGGAAGTTTGGCTGCGTTGACTCTGCTTTCAAGCTGTTTTGGGCAATGCCGGAGCAGAATATGGTGTCATGGAATTCAATGGTGGCTGTTTGGACACAAAATGGAATCCCTAATGAagcttttaattattttaatatgatgAGGGTAAATGGTCTTTTTCCCGATGAAGCCACAATGGTGAGCTTGCTTCAAGCCTGTGAAAATTTACATTTGGGAAGATTGGTAGAGGCCATGCATGGTGTAATCTTCACCTGTGGTCTTAATGAAAATATAACAATTTTGACTACCCTTTTGAACTTGTATTCAAAGTTAGGGAAATTGAGTGTTTCTCACAAGGTCTTTGCAGAGATAAGCAAGCCTGATAAAGTGGCATTGACTGCAATGCTTGCAGGGTATGCCATGCATGGGCGGGGGAAAGAAGCAATAGAATTCTTTGAAAGGTCTGTAAGGGATGGTGTGGAGCCTGATCATGTTACTTTTACTCATTTGTTAAGTGCTTGTAGTCATTCAGGGCTTGTCCGGGAAGGAAAGTACTACTTCCAAATCATGTCTGAGGTTTACAAAGTTCAAACCCAATTGGATCATTATTCATGTATGGTTGATCTTCTTGGTCGCTGTGGTCTACTCAATGATGCTCATCAGCTGATAAAGAACATGACATTAGAGCCAAATTCTGGAGTTTGGGGTGCTCTTCTTGGTGCTTGTAGGGTTCATCGTAACATTGGTATTGGGAAGGAAGCTGCAGAGAATTTGATTGCATTAAATCCTTCAGACCCTAGAAACTATATCATGCTTTCCAACATTTATTCTGCGGAAGGTCTGTGGAGTGATGCATCAAAAGTGAGGGCTTTAATGAAGACTAAAGTTCTTACCAAAAACCCTGGATACAGCCTTATTGAGCATGGGAATAAAATTCACCGTTTTGTGGTCGATGAttactctcaccctgattcagAAAAAATACACA includes:
- the LOC137834876 gene encoding pentatricopeptide repeat-containing protein At5g40410, mitochondrial, with protein sequence MFRLFHAKILGPKLHRLKPMTFQYLFPPFPEYCSLLFETSLRSLSISSYHCDPLLSSLLLTLKSSPSVSCCRVIHAQVVKSLNYRDGFIGDQLISCYLNKGSIPDAQKLFDEMPHKDSVSWNSLVSGFSKRGELGNCLSVFSRMRSEEALELNELTVISVISACASAKARDGGSFLHCCAVKFGMELEVKVVNALINMYGKFGCVDSAFKLFWAMPEQNMVSWNSMVAVWTQNGIPNEAFNYFNMMRVNGLFPDEATMVSLLQACENLHLGRLVEAMHGVIFTCGLNENITILTTLLNLYSKLGKLSVSHKVFAEISKPDKVALTAMLAGYAMHGRGKEAIEFFERSVRDGVEPDHVTFTHLLSACSHSGLVREGKYYFQIMSEVYKVQTQLDHYSCMVDLLGRCGLLNDAHQLIKNMTLEPNSGVWGALLGACRVHRNIGIGKEAAENLIALNPSDPRNYIMLSNIYSAEGLWSDASKVRALMKTKVLTKNPGYSLIEHGNKIHRFVVDDYSHPDSEKIHKKLEETMRRIQEVGFVSETESILHDVDVEVKTDMINKHSEKIALAYGLLVCNAHKPIVIIKNLRICRDCHNTAKFVSLIEKRTIIIRDSKRFHHFSDGLCSCGDYW